From Sardina pilchardus chromosome 9, fSarPil1.1, whole genome shotgun sequence, a single genomic window includes:
- the LOC134091899 gene encoding actin-associated protein FAM107A — protein MGVTHGKKTDHDLSYSCSTHGKPLTRPAARPGPDSGREPSLIQRDRALELPGRASPSLSTHSHSSEPGQEALIQPKKLINPVKVSRSHQALHRELLLSHRRPVAEEKPELQRVLEHRRRQLQIRQRREEDQKRKASPLEQELHRRQHKLDMLERELDNRRDLAVSEPEFIRVKDSLRRSTSLV, from the exons ATGGGAGTCACCCATGGGAAAAAA ACAGATCATGACCTTTCATATTCATGCTCAACTCATGGAAAGCCTCTGACAAGGCCTG CGGCGAGGCCTGGACCGGACTCTGGACGGGAGCCATCGCTGATCCAGAGGGACAGGGCACTTGAGCTGCCCGGCAGggcctccccttccctctcgaCCCACTCGCACTCCTCGGAGCCGGGCCAGGAGGCGCTGATCCAGCCCAAGAAGCTGATCAATCCCGTCAAGGTGTCCAGGAGCCACCAAGCCCTGCACAGGGAGCTGCTGCTGAGCCACAG gcgtCCAGTGGCGGAGGAGAAGCCAGAGCTGCAGCGGGTCCTGGAGCATCGGCGGCGGCAGCTGCAGATCAGGCAGCGCAGGGAGGAGGATCAGAAGAGGAAGGCCTCGCCACTGGAGCAGGAGCTGCACAGGAGGCAGCACAAGCTGGACAtg ttggagagagagctggacaaTCGGCGGGATCTGGCCGTGAGCGAGCCCGAGTTCATCAGAGTCAAAGACAGCCTGCGGAGGAGCACCAGCCTGGTATAG